Proteins from one Chitinophaga oryzae genomic window:
- a CDS encoding RagB/SusD family nutrient uptake outer membrane protein, whose product MKKVLIIMIVALGMTSCKKFLQEYSQTDITPKTARDYGNLLWTEGYPGRTIFLQPWMAYLDDDVECYTGPVRQEPLPNVAAGIFQWQTDFERRLSGEGYAYKTNTWGVYYRLLLGVNLALNGLGTASGTQEEKELLKGQAYALRAFYHFMLVNIYAKPYNDSTTTPDKSPGVPIRTTGDLADVFLARHTVKEVYTQITNDIDSAVLLLDKYKKSVELYRISAPAAHLLASRIYLYMENWDKCIQHADAVLKERSGLMNFNTWGYADPDNRPLTGINNEETLFAYGEPDEQVNLPFTINYEVSRNLFNTFEDNDLRREISLVVLPPEMKQFVAIELGQMKTSGTYKTGNATLTNGWRVSEAYLNRAEAYIQRYKTGGDAGAATQALRSLNTLRSYRINTASFKAWDVKPAAEMLQMCREERRRELFREELHRWFDLRRYGMPAIEHIYRPNVTTTQIFRLEARDPMYVMPIPDDVLNRNPALLQNPLYPGERKPL is encoded by the coding sequence ATGAAAAAAGTACTGATCATCATGATAGTGGCGCTGGGTATGACCTCCTGCAAAAAATTTCTGCAGGAATACTCACAAACAGATATCACGCCCAAGACCGCCCGTGATTATGGAAACCTGTTGTGGACGGAGGGGTACCCAGGGAGAACGATATTCCTGCAACCGTGGATGGCTTACCTCGACGACGATGTGGAATGTTATACCGGCCCGGTGAGGCAGGAACCGTTACCCAATGTGGCTGCCGGGATCTTCCAGTGGCAAACAGATTTTGAACGCCGGCTGTCAGGTGAAGGATATGCCTACAAAACCAATACCTGGGGTGTTTATTATCGCCTGTTGTTGGGAGTGAATCTGGCACTGAACGGGCTGGGGACGGCTTCCGGAACGCAGGAAGAAAAAGAGCTGCTGAAAGGACAGGCCTATGCGCTGCGAGCCTTTTACCATTTTATGCTGGTAAATATCTACGCAAAGCCTTACAATGATTCCACTACAACACCCGATAAGAGTCCCGGCGTACCCATTCGCACCACTGGCGACCTGGCCGACGTGTTCCTGGCACGCCATACCGTGAAGGAAGTCTATACGCAGATCACGAACGATATAGACAGTGCCGTGCTGCTGCTGGATAAATATAAAAAGAGCGTGGAGCTATATCGCATATCCGCTCCCGCCGCTCATTTGCTGGCAAGCAGGATATATCTCTATATGGAAAACTGGGATAAATGCATTCAACATGCAGACGCGGTGCTGAAGGAACGTTCCGGCCTCATGAACTTTAATACATGGGGATACGCAGATCCGGACAACAGGCCGCTGACAGGCATTAATAACGAGGAAACCCTCTTCGCCTACGGCGAGCCGGATGAGCAGGTAAACCTGCCCTTCACCATCAACTATGAAGTCTCCCGTAACCTGTTCAACACTTTTGAGGATAATGACCTGCGCAGGGAAATAAGCCTGGTCGTGCTGCCACCGGAGATGAAACAGTTTGTTGCTATTGAACTGGGACAAATGAAAACATCCGGCACTTATAAAACAGGAAACGCTACGCTAACCAACGGATGGCGCGTATCTGAAGCTTATCTCAACAGGGCTGAAGCTTATATACAGCGTTACAAAACCGGTGGGGATGCCGGCGCCGCCACCCAGGCGTTAAGAAGCCTCAATACGCTCCGGTCTTACCGCATCAATACCGCTTCCTTTAAGGCATGGGACGTTAAACCCGCCGCCGAAATGCTGCAAATGTGCCGGGAAGAACGCCGCAGAGAACTTTTCCGGGAGGAACTGCACCGCTGGTTCGATCTCAGAAGATACGGCATGCCTGCTATTGAGCATATCTACAGACCTAATGTGACGACGACGCAAATTTTCCGGCTGGAGGCCCGTGATCCGATGTACGTGATGCCTATCCCGGACGATGTGTTGAACCGTAATCCGGCGCTGCTGCAAAATCCGTTGTATCCTGGCGAACGCAAGCCGCTATAA
- a CDS encoding SusC/RagA family TonB-linked outer membrane protein — protein sequence MKKLQGLPFLRGALLRYVRKAGVLLSFFLLMVVLTATAQQEEAARGILTRKVSYKATNAPLSKVLKDLRKQMDLRFTYNSELIGRQPAVTVKVEQSTLEALLKQLLKNTNLRFSVEMGAIMIYEDTPQTTAVPSPGDKVTGVVVRGQITDPAGQPLSGVSVKGLESKEMTVTRPDGLFFLIAKPNEQISMTLLGMKPLVYRADPNKTDIMRFKMDTIARDIQEVVVNGYQKIDPRLSTGSYFKLKAADIIEPGQPSVDRMLQGKVPGMMIVNNSGGVNAKPNIRIRGTSTLVGNTQPLWVIDGMIRPDPVNISNALLNNLVSEGSASNFELMGNAIGGLNPYDIESITVLKDAAATAIYGTRAANGVIVVTTKRGKEGPMQVNYNANVSFQARPSYRNLMLMNSQERVTFSKQMQEDHVLYNDYYAGMEEELTYEGLLRALYARHITEAEFKERVATIETRNTDWFKLLFRNQMSMQHSLSLSGGTAKTVYYASASYAANNSSAKEDGNKVYAASFNLRSQVTKRLSLDVSLQSNYRSARTYFQGVSPLTYALQTSRVFSPDDYYPLRAPSTSGSNSPLKYYAPPITMNILNEIAHTENTSTQSSTSLNLNLDYKIARGLVFRNSSSIITDAMDGFAAADEQSYYISNTRGWPYGTIPEPKAVTSSVLPYGGMAYIQNQQALSWGLRNSLDYSRGFFEERDQFNVSLGNEIRSSKTNANVAVEPGYFPDRGKAFAPADRSRKDLSSQVINSTLDNTVSYYGTVAYSLMNRYVFSGTIRSDGSNRFGQFSNAKFLPNYSLSGRWNAAMESWFPATTLLTDWQVRASYGTQGNVVTAVSPNLIATYGSPDRPDQFGQPSLRIKSMPYPDLRWEKTYQWNIGTNFALFDNRFRVSVDYFSKKTVDVLDNINIPYEYGMNTMYRNGSTLYNTGWDASVDVSAIRRKNTQLSFTLSTGKVKNRVADRVFQEDFFLLLNGGARIAGKPISSFYSYQYTGLDPVRGIPTFGKLNGKPSNNPDDLLVYSGQLLPVITGSIQPVFRYKSFSVSAMFYVSLGSSKRLNDPFRSSHLTSNGVPSPNANVPRDYLTRWRKPGDEKYTDFPVLRDLGIDDRLRIPYLYAKSVGIDQQLITDPYTAYKVSDLRTVRNDYLRCNAIRLGYGIPFNKLAGTGLKNLTVNASVNNVFTIANRRLEGQDPEIEGAGTSALPLSRQYSLSVNASF from the coding sequence ATGAAAAAATTGCAGGGTTTGCCCTTCCTGCGAGGGGCCTTACTACGCTATGTCCGGAAGGCAGGTGTTCTGCTGTCATTTTTCCTGCTGATGGTTGTCCTTACAGCCACAGCCCAGCAGGAGGAAGCCGCCCGGGGCATCCTTACCCGTAAGGTGTCCTACAAGGCCACCAATGCGCCCCTGAGCAAAGTGCTGAAGGACCTCCGGAAACAGATGGACTTGCGGTTTACTTACAACAGTGAATTGATCGGCCGGCAGCCGGCGGTAACCGTCAAAGTGGAACAGAGTACGCTGGAAGCGCTGTTGAAGCAGTTGCTGAAAAACACCAACCTGCGTTTCAGCGTGGAGATGGGGGCTATCATGATCTATGAAGACACCCCCCAGACGACGGCCGTTCCGTCGCCCGGTGATAAAGTGACCGGCGTAGTGGTCCGTGGCCAGATCACGGACCCCGCCGGGCAACCGCTCAGTGGCGTAAGTGTGAAAGGGCTTGAATCTAAAGAGATGACGGTGACCCGGCCGGACGGGCTGTTCTTTCTTATTGCAAAACCCAATGAACAAATCAGCATGACCCTGCTGGGGATGAAGCCACTAGTATACCGCGCCGATCCCAACAAAACAGACATCATGCGTTTTAAGATGGACACCATCGCCCGGGATATCCAGGAAGTGGTGGTCAACGGCTATCAGAAAATCGACCCCCGTTTATCTACCGGTTCCTATTTTAAGCTGAAAGCGGCGGACATCATCGAGCCCGGCCAGCCTTCTGTAGACAGGATGTTACAAGGTAAGGTGCCTGGGATGATGATCGTCAATAATTCCGGTGGCGTGAACGCCAAACCCAATATACGCATCCGTGGTACTTCCACACTGGTCGGCAATACCCAACCGCTGTGGGTGATAGACGGTATGATACGCCCTGACCCGGTGAATATCTCCAATGCCCTGCTGAATAACCTCGTGTCAGAAGGCAGTGCCTCCAATTTTGAACTGATGGGCAACGCCATCGGCGGCCTTAATCCCTATGATATTGAAAGCATCACTGTACTGAAAGATGCTGCTGCCACCGCTATCTATGGCACCCGCGCGGCTAACGGCGTTATCGTGGTGACGACCAAGAGAGGTAAAGAAGGACCAATGCAGGTAAACTATAACGCGAACGTTTCCTTTCAGGCGCGTCCTTCCTATCGTAACCTGATGCTCATGAATTCCCAGGAGCGGGTCACCTTTTCCAAACAGATGCAGGAAGATCACGTGCTGTATAATGACTATTATGCCGGTATGGAAGAGGAGCTGACCTATGAAGGGCTGCTCCGCGCCCTGTATGCAAGGCATATCACCGAAGCGGAGTTCAAAGAAAGAGTGGCAACGATCGAAACCCGCAATACCGACTGGTTTAAACTGCTGTTCCGCAACCAGATGAGCATGCAGCACTCCCTGAGCCTGAGCGGCGGTACGGCCAAAACGGTATATTATGCGTCCGCATCTTATGCAGCCAACAACAGCTCCGCTAAAGAGGATGGAAATAAAGTATATGCAGCCAGCTTCAACCTGCGCTCACAGGTGACCAAACGGCTCTCGCTGGACGTATCCCTGCAAAGCAACTATCGCAGTGCCAGGACGTATTTCCAGGGCGTCAGTCCATTGACTTACGCGCTACAGACCAGCCGCGTGTTCAGCCCTGACGACTATTATCCGTTACGGGCGCCCAGTACTTCAGGCTCCAATTCTCCGCTGAAATACTATGCACCGCCCATCACGATGAACATTCTCAATGAGATTGCCCACACCGAAAATACTTCTACGCAATCGTCCACGAGCCTGAACCTGAACCTGGACTACAAAATCGCCAGGGGACTGGTGTTCCGGAATTCCTCCAGCATCATTACGGACGCTATGGATGGTTTTGCCGCGGCAGATGAGCAGTCTTACTATATCTCCAATACACGGGGGTGGCCCTACGGCACAATACCGGAACCCAAGGCCGTAACTTCGAGCGTTCTCCCTTACGGCGGTATGGCCTATATACAAAATCAACAAGCCCTGAGCTGGGGACTGAGAAACAGCCTGGATTACTCCAGAGGTTTTTTTGAGGAGCGCGACCAGTTCAATGTGAGCCTTGGTAATGAGATCCGCAGCTCAAAGACGAATGCAAACGTTGCTGTGGAGCCGGGATATTTCCCCGACCGCGGAAAAGCATTTGCCCCGGCAGACCGCAGCCGTAAAGATCTGTCCTCGCAGGTGATCAACAGCACCCTGGACAACACCGTCTCTTACTATGGCACCGTGGCCTACAGCCTGATGAACCGCTACGTCTTCAGCGGTACCATCAGATCTGACGGCTCCAACCGGTTCGGTCAGTTCTCCAATGCCAAATTTTTACCTAACTACAGCCTCTCCGGCCGCTGGAACGCCGCCATGGAAAGCTGGTTCCCCGCTACCACGCTGCTGACCGACTGGCAGGTGCGCGCCTCCTACGGCACACAGGGGAATGTGGTGACAGCAGTAAGCCCTAACCTGATCGCCACCTACGGTAGCCCCGACAGACCGGACCAGTTTGGTCAGCCATCACTGAGAATTAAATCCATGCCTTACCCGGATTTACGATGGGAAAAAACCTATCAGTGGAATATCGGTACCAACTTCGCCTTGTTCGATAACCGTTTTCGCGTGAGCGTGGATTACTTTTCCAAAAAAACCGTCGATGTGCTCGACAATATCAATATTCCCTACGAATACGGCATGAATACCATGTACCGCAACGGCAGTACATTGTATAACACCGGATGGGACGCGTCCGTAGATGTCAGCGCTATCCGCCGGAAAAATACACAGCTCTCCTTTACACTGTCAACCGGTAAAGTGAAGAACCGCGTTGCTGACAGAGTTTTCCAGGAAGACTTCTTTTTGCTGCTGAACGGCGGCGCACGCATCGCGGGAAAACCTATCAGCAGCTTTTATTCTTACCAGTACACAGGACTGGATCCGGTAAGAGGCATCCCCACGTTCGGTAAACTGAATGGCAAACCATCCAACAACCCGGACGACCTGCTGGTATACTCCGGACAACTTTTACCGGTCATCACCGGCTCTATCCAGCCCGTATTCCGGTATAAGTCATTCTCCGTTTCCGCCATGTTTTATGTGAGCCTTGGCAGCAGTAAACGGTTGAATGATCCTTTCCGCTCATCCCATCTGACAAGTAACGGCGTACCGTCTCCCAATGCCAATGTCCCCCGGGATTACCTTACCCGCTGGCGTAAACCCGGCGATGAAAAATACACCGACTTCCCTGTGTTGAGAGACCTGGGCATAGACGACCGTCTGCGTATACCATACCTCTATGCAAAGTCTGTGGGTATCGATCAGCAGCTGATTACAGACCCCTATACCGCTTATAAAGTATCTGACCTGAGGACAGTCCGCAATGACTATTTACGGTGTAACGCCATCCGGCTGGGTTATGGCATACCTTTCAATAAACTGGCCGGGACCGGACTTAAAAACCTGACCGTTAATGCCAGTGTCAACAATGTATTTACCATTGCCAACCGCCGGCTGGAAGGGCAGGACCCCGAGATAGAAGGGGCAGGGACCAGCGCTTTGCCACTCAGCAGGCAATATTCCCTGAGTGTAAATGCATCATTCTAA
- a CDS encoding FecR family protein, with protein MNSDNNEHNIDWEKLMQQLEDGQLPPDMSDAELAALAAAREMQARLKAGRFSAEDGWQRFTEVRDQRKGRIRVFVRAAVAAAVVLAAGAAWWTFRDKPPVTQLANAQPEEKVMLHLSGGRTVALGQDTLEIQHHNIARIKANTDHLEYAAGGGQEQVTAMDTLDVPRGRQFSLRLADGTQVWLNAASRLIFPAAFHGATREVTVQGEAFFEVAQQAGQPFIVHAGKTDMKVLGTGFNVNAYRAQTTTTLASGKLLVTAGTAQIVLQPDEQAVLNNNGTLQKQAVEARLFTAWKEGDLFFEDAPLQEITVTLARTYDYDFIFDDTDLERMSFTIDIRRPAVLQDVLNQITKSLQTVRFEVDGRTVHVKKQQ; from the coding sequence ATGAATTCAGATAACAACGAGCACAATATTGACTGGGAAAAGCTGATGCAACAGCTGGAGGACGGGCAGCTGCCGCCGGACATGAGCGACGCCGAACTGGCGGCGCTGGCCGCGGCCAGGGAAATGCAGGCCCGGCTGAAGGCCGGCCGTTTCTCAGCAGAGGACGGATGGCAACGGTTTACCGAAGTCAGGGACCAACGGAAAGGACGTATACGCGTATTCGTGAGAGCTGCCGTGGCTGCGGCAGTAGTATTGGCGGCAGGCGCCGCGTGGTGGACGTTCCGGGACAAACCACCGGTCACGCAGCTGGCCAACGCCCAGCCGGAAGAAAAAGTGATGCTGCACCTCTCCGGTGGCCGTACCGTCGCCCTGGGGCAAGACACACTGGAGATCCAGCATCATAATATTGCCCGTATAAAAGCCAATACAGACCATCTCGAGTATGCAGCCGGCGGCGGCCAGGAACAGGTCACTGCCATGGATACGCTGGACGTGCCCAGAGGCAGGCAGTTCTCGCTCCGGCTGGCAGATGGTACGCAGGTATGGCTGAACGCAGCTTCCCGCCTGATATTTCCGGCGGCCTTCCATGGCGCCACCCGGGAAGTGACCGTACAGGGAGAGGCTTTCTTTGAAGTCGCACAACAGGCCGGGCAACCTTTCATCGTCCACGCCGGCAAAACAGATATGAAGGTGCTGGGCACGGGTTTTAACGTGAACGCCTATCGGGCGCAGACGACGACCACCCTCGCCAGCGGCAAACTGCTGGTAACGGCAGGTACAGCGCAGATAGTATTGCAGCCGGATGAACAGGCGGTCTTAAATAATAACGGCACGCTGCAGAAGCAGGCGGTGGAAGCGCGCCTTTTTACCGCCTGGAAAGAAGGGGACCTCTTCTTTGAAGACGCCCCGCTGCAGGAAATAACTGTCACCCTGGCACGCACCTACGACTATGACTTTATATTCGACGATACCGACCTTGAAAGAATGAGCTTTACGATAGACATACGCCGCCCTGCGGTATTACAGGATGTACTCAACCAGATCACCAAAAGTTTACAAACGGTCCGTTTTGAAGTAGATGGCCGTACTGTACATGTGAAGAAACAACAATAA
- a CDS encoding RNA polymerase sigma-70 factor: MHQPGSGEAVSFEEQFRQHYTFLCTVAYYIVEDEDAARDVVQDFFLYCWHKRHIIRITHDFKSYAVRAVKNASLNYLRKSGKTQLEEIHVIEELTRYFPLEDKEEEEQRNRALWAAVSRLPEQRQRIFLMSNRDGLKYKDIAAVLDISVNTVKTQIKLALQFLRKECGWMARMISFIFFLSRF; the protein is encoded by the coding sequence ATGCATCAACCAGGATCAGGAGAGGCTGTTTCCTTTGAGGAGCAGTTCAGGCAGCACTATACATTTTTATGTACGGTAGCCTATTACATTGTGGAAGATGAGGATGCGGCGAGAGACGTGGTACAGGACTTCTTCCTGTACTGCTGGCATAAGCGTCATATCATCCGGATCACACACGACTTTAAGAGTTATGCCGTCCGCGCGGTAAAAAATGCTTCGCTGAACTATCTCCGGAAATCCGGCAAAACGCAACTGGAGGAAATCCATGTCATCGAGGAGCTGACCCGCTATTTCCCGCTGGAAGACAAAGAAGAAGAGGAGCAGCGCAACAGGGCGCTGTGGGCGGCTGTTTCCCGTTTGCCCGAACAGCGGCAGCGCATATTTCTCATGAGCAACCGTGACGGGCTTAAATACAAAGACATCGCTGCCGTTCTGGATATTTCCGTGAATACGGTGAAAACACAGATCAAGCTGGCGTTACAGTTTTTAAGAAAGGAATGCGGGTGGATGGCGCGGATGATCTCTTTTATATTTTTTTTATCCCGCTTTTGA
- a CDS encoding alpha/beta fold hydrolase, with amino-acid sequence MKILICLVMALPGLFSFTANNDMMQQAREKNGQYATINGIRMYYEIHGNDGGIPLVLIHGGGSTIPSNWGTLLPLLAPCYRVIAMELQAHGRTGDRNGPESFQQDAADVAALLQYLHIRQANIVGFSDGACTTMEIAIHHPAIAHKIVLISGNYKRAGMAPGFFEGLEKATFTDMPAPLTTAYLEVNPDQQGVVNMFNKDRAKRMAFRDRTAEDMQSISVPSLVIGGDRDVITAQHFVEMSQVIPGARLAILPGNHGSFIGERLTFEAGSPMPGITAGIIRAFLDGQP; translated from the coding sequence ATGAAAATACTCATCTGCCTGGTGATGGCACTGCCAGGATTATTTTCTTTTACAGCAAACAACGATATGATGCAGCAAGCACGCGAAAAAAACGGACAGTACGCTACTATTAATGGTATCAGGATGTATTATGAAATTCATGGTAACGATGGTGGGATTCCGCTGGTGCTGATCCACGGCGGCGGCTCCACTATCCCCTCCAACTGGGGCACGCTCCTGCCGCTGCTGGCGCCCTGCTACAGGGTAATTGCGATGGAACTGCAGGCACATGGGCGTACCGGCGACCGTAACGGACCTGAATCCTTTCAGCAGGATGCCGCCGACGTGGCGGCGCTGCTGCAATACCTTCACATCCGTCAGGCCAATATCGTGGGTTTCAGCGACGGCGCCTGTACCACGATGGAAATAGCCATACATCATCCGGCCATCGCCCATAAAATCGTACTGATCTCCGGTAATTATAAACGGGCAGGCATGGCGCCGGGGTTCTTCGAAGGGCTGGAAAAGGCGACGTTCACTGATATGCCGGCGCCGTTAACAACAGCCTACCTCGAGGTGAACCCCGATCAGCAGGGCGTGGTCAATATGTTCAACAAAGACCGGGCAAAGCGCATGGCTTTTCGGGACCGGACAGCTGAAGACATGCAGTCCATCAGCGTCCCTTCCCTGGTGATAGGCGGCGACCGCGACGTGATCACCGCCCAGCACTTCGTGGAGATGTCGCAGGTGATACCGGGCGCCCGGCTGGCCATACTGCCCGGCAATCACGGTTCCTTTATCGGCGAGCGCCTGACCTTCGAGGCCGGTAGTCCTATGCCCGGCATCACAGCGGGCATCATCCGCGCCTTCCTCGACGGCCAGCCATGA
- a CDS encoding response regulator, whose product MLQIAIVDDHPIVVKGLKDLLETVPGWAVAGCFHTGSGLLSFMEDNEVQLVLLDISLPDTNGMLLCRDIRRRWPDTRVVVVSNLSDRSIIRQMLQEGAAGYLLKTAGPEDMLACIHEVLKGNISISREVQEIISRPELDTGAVIPELTKREKQILQLLAEGKRSADIAQELFISPLTVKTHRATLLQKFGVSNIVALVKRAQELRLL is encoded by the coding sequence ATGTTACAGATAGCCATCGTGGATGATCACCCAATTGTGGTGAAGGGGTTGAAAGACCTGCTGGAGACGGTGCCCGGGTGGGCGGTGGCAGGCTGTTTTCATACAGGCAGCGGCCTGCTGTCCTTTATGGAAGACAATGAAGTGCAGCTGGTGCTGCTGGACATCAGCCTGCCGGATACCAACGGGATGCTGTTGTGCCGGGACATCCGCCGCCGGTGGCCCGACACCCGGGTGGTGGTGGTGAGTAACCTGAGCGACAGAAGCATCATCCGGCAGATGCTGCAGGAGGGCGCCGCAGGGTACCTGCTCAAAACGGCCGGCCCGGAAGACATGCTGGCCTGCATCCACGAAGTGCTGAAAGGGAATATCTCCATCTCCAGGGAGGTACAGGAAATCATCTCCCGGCCGGAACTGGACACCGGCGCCGTCATACCCGAGCTCACCAAAAGGGAAAAACAAATACTGCAACTGCTGGCGGAGGGCAAACGCTCCGCCGACATTGCACAGGAACTGTTCATCAGCCCACTCACGGTGAAGACCCACCGCGCCACGCTGCTGCAGAAATTTGGCGTCAGCAATATCGTGGCGCTGGTAAAACGGGCGCAGGAACTGCGGCTGCTGTAA
- a CDS encoding sensor histidine kinase has protein sequence MKHFLIICLVFCCNTLTGTAQSYQQRTDSLQRLLGKAVSDTDRIRLMGELSAAFMNMGKPAAAFDFGARALRIGSKVPYRYYKALAHYRMGYVYLMQAVNDSAIAQYDSARHLLAPDSLSPGAGSLYLKCNNNIAFAYANDGYSEKAMELIIGSLPLILALKDTFMYAATVHNIAAGLTNTHDYTKAYPYSQEDLRYMQLKGRPEEIAESFLSSALLMLYMDSLSRGERYLDTAAMHLKALGPNALWARYYSYRSRYYTAAGQPGPAAIACDKAFEELKQFDRRTNRYDVYTAQEKLQEAKGDLRAARAAAAKRYEMALEDEATSFVLSSLEAMASYSRKTGDLRQAYDDLEKYVHFKDSIDKKQTAFKLKEMEAKLQAARKEQQIASLQGRARLQRYLLWGVSIVLGLTVLFFLYVIRQRKVRMGQQIRVIEQARQMEITDALLKGEERERTRMARDLHDGLGGTLAGLKLHLARIAQNSGTQQGPLRQVAEQLGTSVHELRRIARNMMPESLLKLGLEPALKDLCENMLSPQLQVVFNAYNIRQDISPRIQTMIYRIVQELLHNAARHSGARKVLLQCSQEADTFFITVEDNGKGFNTGDHHSGIGLSSVRSRVELLKGNMQIDSGENGTIINIELYVTDSHRG, from the coding sequence GTGAAACATTTCCTTATTATATGCCTGGTTTTCTGTTGTAACACCCTGACAGGGACCGCCCAGTCCTATCAACAGCGGACAGACAGTTTACAGCGTTTGCTGGGTAAAGCAGTAAGCGATACGGACCGTATCCGGCTGATGGGTGAGCTGTCCGCTGCCTTCATGAATATGGGTAAACCCGCAGCGGCTTTTGATTTCGGCGCCCGTGCGTTGCGGATCGGCAGCAAGGTGCCTTACCGCTATTACAAAGCGCTGGCGCACTACCGGATGGGTTATGTGTATTTAATGCAGGCTGTCAATGACAGCGCCATTGCTCAGTATGACAGCGCCAGGCATTTGCTGGCGCCGGACAGCCTGTCGCCCGGTGCGGGAAGCCTGTACCTGAAATGTAATAATAACATCGCTTTCGCCTACGCCAATGACGGTTATTCCGAAAAGGCGATGGAGCTGATCATCGGTTCCCTGCCATTGATCCTGGCATTGAAAGATACTTTTATGTACGCTGCGACAGTACATAATATAGCAGCCGGGCTTACTAATACACATGATTATACGAAAGCTTATCCCTATTCGCAGGAAGACCTTCGGTATATGCAGTTAAAGGGGCGGCCGGAGGAGATCGCCGAATCCTTTCTGAGCAGCGCCCTGCTGATGTTGTACATGGATAGCCTCAGCCGCGGCGAGCGCTATCTCGATACGGCGGCCATGCATCTGAAAGCGCTGGGGCCCAATGCACTTTGGGCAAGGTACTACAGCTACCGGTCACGTTACTATACTGCCGCAGGTCAACCGGGGCCTGCCGCCATCGCGTGCGATAAGGCTTTCGAAGAACTGAAACAATTTGACAGGCGGACGAACCGGTATGATGTCTACACGGCGCAGGAAAAATTACAGGAAGCAAAAGGAGACCTCCGGGCCGCCAGGGCGGCAGCAGCTAAAAGATATGAAATGGCGCTGGAAGATGAGGCGACTTCTTTTGTTTTATCCTCGCTGGAAGCAATGGCGTCGTACTCCCGCAAAACGGGTGACCTGCGACAGGCGTACGACGACCTGGAAAAGTATGTTCATTTCAAAGACAGCATCGATAAAAAACAAACCGCATTTAAACTGAAAGAAATGGAGGCGAAGCTCCAGGCGGCCCGGAAAGAACAGCAGATAGCTTCGCTGCAAGGCAGGGCGCGTTTGCAGCGCTACCTCCTGTGGGGCGTTTCCATCGTACTGGGGCTGACGGTACTTTTTTTCCTGTATGTGATCCGCCAGCGTAAAGTCAGGATGGGGCAACAGATACGCGTCATTGAACAGGCGCGGCAGATGGAGATCACGGACGCCCTGCTGAAAGGAGAGGAGCGGGAACGGACAAGGATGGCGCGGGACCTGCATGATGGCCTCGGCGGTACCCTGGCCGGACTGAAACTTCATCTGGCGCGTATTGCGCAAAACAGCGGAACGCAGCAGGGACCACTGCGGCAGGTTGCTGAGCAGCTGGGCACATCGGTGCATGAACTGCGGCGCATCGCACGTAACATGATGCCGGAATCGCTGCTGAAACTGGGGCTGGAGCCGGCGCTGAAAGATCTCTGTGAAAACATGCTCTCCCCGCAGTTACAGGTAGTGTTCAACGCCTATAATATCCGGCAGGATATCTCCCCGCGTATACAGACCATGATTTACCGTATAGTGCAGGAGCTGCTGCACAATGCCGCACGGCACTCCGGCGCCCGGAAAGTGCTGCTCCAGTGCAGCCAGGAGGCGGACACGTTTTTTATCACCGTGGAAGACAACGGAAAGGGATTTAACACCGGTGACCATCACAGCGGCATAGGCCTGTCCAGCGTCCGCAGCCGGGTGGAACTGCTGAAAGGCAACATGCAGATCGATTCCGGGGAAAACGGTACCATCATCAATATAGAACTATATGTTACAGATAGCCATCGTGGATGA